The proteins below are encoded in one region of Candidatus Moraniibacteriota bacterium:
- a CDS encoding SDR family NAD(P)-dependent oxidoreductase — protein MMNKSQGYYYGTYTVSMKPYSGVDFSRRCFIFAGQGSTFPGMFRDEYLKSILIREKFALADRLMRRFHLPKISDYIMHPENLQEKTLPVVSNIALFTLEMALFDMLRASQIIPEKVTGHSFGEYSALVASGVVSFEEMLMIIYHRDIFCPKAHTAGFLIAVNADVRYIKAVLKHQKYFISNINSPNQTVIAVVPECVDEIVDIFRENETKCKVLYGVPQPYHSPYLLSSQKKIEAFLRKKQFTFRKPTIPFFSSVLKKEINQQNFRKSDIEKILCTQITTQVNFIYQVRSMYNLGCFSFLEIGPKKIFSVFVEDILAEKKQSVKTECIQSFFQKEQKANTAGKNVKNAKLFTIICKTIREITGYEIKSIHPNGRFQEDFGIDSIKRTDILLTIFRRLKISLGDDFNTSHFKSIDDVILYIETIQKKSLSSIQDTETKKVHKKRKTEFQRYAFLPVTEELSIASSQCSRDDRANLFVLDIENIFESDSVVLKRWFSFVRRVVDKNQTFTLVIRAQDIQWEYKKMLSLFQFFRGFLQPIKQSTFCCLCLSFGSEQSIAVSSLASFLKSLKREFSGMFFRYVHSDAVKDFKEFLPEKEGMNGDDIVYTRGKRYRMQPVLIQNNPIIPFKKDAVIIVIGGASGITFSLIKHIAKEEKPIFYVIGRRNEQEKIIREHIRILKKYTPHVFYVSLDARDKVALEKVWKRVMREQKRIDYVINGAGTVDIDFFDQKTELSIESEFCNKVVPTLNVLQLALKYHPKRVINFASIISRYGSAGQSIYTAANAWVSEMTQKYGKELEKYGSVATAIHWPAWENTGMTAEKSVSQKLDEYEVSLLDPDDANRLFALDLSLQKSGPVYYLDASDDSALSFPSNNFIKYAPILGSPSDLSSLTFSQNIFRKSFHTTSDKWLRDHKIQGAMYVPLAIGIGMFLCLGKMYWKKVPLLKNISAQNPLIVRKAVVECTLERKNVDNKNTLSLKSDVSYFSAEEIKEEKEEQKLFCIIKKNGTKISKKDIYDFFEKETRISFGPTFQTLQAVWKNEDGSSCAVIDTAKLLPIFGIETFDRLIQWIDASFQMLGLQSADQQRTFVLPISIDWMKYYEEIEKTRFVYPVLLSFTPTETGVRGDVSVVNEKGEVILEMKGIFLRKGSFS, from the coding sequence ATGATGAATAAAAGTCAGGGGTATTATTACGGTACATATACTGTTTCGATGAAGCCATACTCCGGAGTGGATTTTTCGAGACGATGTTTTATTTTTGCTGGTCAAGGATCTACTTTTCCAGGTATGTTTCGTGATGAATATCTCAAATCAATCCTTATCCGTGAGAAGTTCGCGCTTGCAGATAGATTGATGAGACGATTTCATTTACCCAAGATTTCGGACTATATTATGCATCCCGAGAATTTACAGGAAAAGACATTACCAGTAGTATCCAATATTGCTTTGTTTACATTAGAAATGGCTCTTTTTGATATGTTACGAGCATCTCAAATCATTCCAGAAAAAGTAACGGGGCATAGTTTTGGCGAATACTCAGCCCTCGTGGCTTCGGGTGTCGTATCTTTTGAGGAGATGCTTATGATTATTTATCACCGAGATATCTTTTGTCCGAAAGCGCATACGGCAGGCTTCTTGATAGCAGTGAATGCAGATGTACGATACATCAAGGCTGTTTTGAAACATCAAAAATATTTCATTAGCAATATCAATAGTCCGAATCAGACGGTTATTGCCGTCGTTCCTGAATGCGTCGATGAAATTGTGGATATTTTTCGAGAAAATGAAACGAAATGCAAAGTTCTGTACGGCGTACCACAGCCATATCATTCCCCGTATCTTCTGAGTTCACAGAAGAAAATTGAGGCATTTCTTCGGAAGAAGCAATTTACTTTTCGAAAACCGACTATACCATTTTTTTCTTCGGTATTGAAAAAGGAAATCAATCAGCAAAATTTTCGAAAAAGTGATATTGAGAAGATTCTCTGCACCCAGATTACAACTCAAGTGAACTTTATCTATCAGGTACGATCAATGTATAATTTAGGATGTTTTTCTTTTTTGGAAATCGGTCCGAAAAAAATATTCTCTGTCTTTGTCGAAGATATTTTGGCAGAGAAAAAACAGTCAGTAAAAACAGAATGTATACAATCTTTTTTTCAAAAAGAACAGAAAGCGAATACGGCAGGAAAAAATGTGAAAAATGCAAAATTATTCACAATTATATGTAAAACTATTAGAGAGATAACGGGATATGAGATAAAAAGTATTCATCCCAATGGAAGATTCCAGGAAGATTTTGGGATAGATTCTATCAAGAGAACGGACATTCTTCTGACTATTTTTCGGAGATTAAAAATATCTCTCGGTGATGATTTTAATACGTCTCATTTCAAGAGTATTGATGATGTTATCTTATACATTGAAACAATACAAAAAAAATCTTTGTCATCGATACAAGATACCGAGACAAAGAAGGTGCATAAAAAAAGAAAAACAGAATTCCAAAGATATGCTTTTCTTCCAGTAACAGAAGAGCTTTCTATTGCTTCTTCTCAATGTTCGAGAGACGATCGAGCTAACCTGTTTGTTTTAGACATCGAGAATATTTTTGAATCTGATAGTGTTGTTTTGAAACGATGGTTTTCTTTCGTAAGGAGGGTAGTTGATAAAAATCAGACATTTACTCTCGTGATACGAGCACAAGATATACAGTGGGAGTATAAAAAAATGTTGTCCCTCTTTCAATTCTTCCGAGGTTTTTTACAGCCAATCAAACAGAGTACATTTTGTTGTTTGTGCCTTTCATTTGGATCGGAACAGAGTATTGCCGTTTCCAGTCTTGCATCTTTCCTGAAATCTCTCAAAAGAGAATTTTCAGGAATGTTCTTTCGATATGTTCATAGTGATGCAGTGAAAGATTTTAAGGAGTTTCTTCCCGAGAAAGAGGGAATGAATGGAGATGACATTGTATATACACGAGGGAAGAGATATCGCATGCAACCAGTTTTGATACAAAATAATCCAATTATCCCTTTCAAAAAAGATGCTGTCATAATAGTGATCGGAGGAGCGAGCGGAATTACTTTTTCTCTCATAAAGCATATCGCAAAAGAGGAAAAGCCGATTTTCTACGTGATCGGTCGTAGGAATGAACAAGAAAAGATCATACGCGAACATATACGTATACTCAAAAAATATACGCCACATGTTTTTTATGTTTCATTGGACGCTCGTGACAAAGTTGCTCTGGAGAAGGTGTGGAAACGTGTTATGCGAGAACAGAAACGAATTGATTATGTAATCAATGGTGCAGGTACAGTCGATATTGATTTTTTTGACCAGAAAACAGAGCTTTCAATAGAGTCCGAATTTTGTAATAAAGTGGTACCGACATTGAATGTTTTGCAATTGGCTCTGAAATATCATCCAAAAAGAGTTATCAATTTTGCATCAATCATCTCGCGGTATGGGAGTGCTGGTCAAAGTATCTATACCGCAGCCAATGCATGGGTGAGTGAGATGACTCAGAAATACGGTAAAGAATTAGAGAAATATGGTTCGGTGGCAACGGCTATTCATTGGCCAGCTTGGGAGAATACGGGTATGACAGCAGAAAAAAGCGTTTCTCAGAAATTGGATGAATACGAAGTGTCATTGCTTGATCCAGATGATGCGAATCGATTGTTTGCCCTTGATCTCTCATTGCAGAAGAGTGGACCAGTCTATTATTTGGATGCATCGGATGATAGCGCCTTATCCTTTCCTTCTAATAATTTCATAAAATACGCACCGATTCTTGGCTCACCCTCTGACTTGTCTTCACTGACTTTTTCTCAGAATATTTTCAGGAAAAGTTTTCATACGACGAGCGATAAGTGGCTCAGAGATCATAAAATACAGGGAGCAATGTATGTTCCTTTGGCAATTGGCATAGGAATGTTTCTGTGTTTGGGAAAAATGTATTGGAAGAAAGTTCCTCTATTGAAAAATATTTCTGCACAGAATCCTCTTATAGTAAGAAAGGCTGTGGTGGAATGTACACTCGAACGGAAGAATGTTGATAATAAGAATACTCTTTCTTTGAAATCAGATGTATCTTATTTTTCCGCCGAAGAAATCAAGGAGGAAAAAGAAGAACAAAAGTTATTTTGTATAATCAAAAAAAATGGTACAAAAATATCAAAAAAGGATATTTACGATTTCTTTGAAAAAGAAACAAGAATATCATTTGGACCCACCTTTCAGACATTGCAGGCAGTGTGGAAAAATGAAGACGGTTCTTCTTGTGCTGTCATTGATACTGCCAAGCTTCTTCCGATATTTGGAATAGAAACTTTCGACAGACTGATTCAGTGGATCGATGCTTCTTTTCAGATGCTCGGGCTACAATCTGCGGATCAACAAAGAACTTTTGTGCTTCCGATTAGTATTGATTGGATGAAATATTATGAAGAGATCGAAAAAACACGCTTTGTATACCCGGTACTTTTGTCTTTTACTCCTACCGAAACAGGTGTGCGTGGTGATGTCTCTGTCGTAAACGAAAAAGGAGAAGTTATCCTTGAAATGAAGGGCATTTTTCTTCGCAAAGGAAGTTTTTCTTGA
- a CDS encoding 4'-phosphopantetheinyl transferase superfamily protein, with amino-acid sequence MNLLRCLAQPTRIFRHQGWDIEKQRSIADFLVYILSGEELKHSETGRPIINDFTDVSISHKPHYIVVATIQSPYKIGIDIEYLLTDIQTVFFIGPVIKKNEQFVLDCFCRENNLSYSSGVIAFWSLKESFFKCLDVDMKPAQIFVSRIYNEKVFFSFSNSIKECMKERKIQFEYATIEIRGEYVLTQTIMCEMKKYE; translated from the coding sequence ATGAATCTACTGCGTTGTCTCGCTCAGCCAACGAGAATATTTCGTCATCAGGGATGGGATATAGAGAAGCAACGTTCGATAGCTGATTTTTTGGTATACATTCTTTCGGGAGAAGAACTCAAGCATTCGGAGACCGGAAGACCGATAATCAACGACTTCACCGATGTGTCGATTTCACATAAACCGCACTATATCGTTGTCGCTACGATCCAGTCTCCGTATAAGATTGGAATTGATATTGAATACCTCTTGACGGATATACAAACAGTGTTCTTTATCGGTCCAGTAATCAAAAAGAACGAACAGTTTGTACTGGATTGTTTCTGCAGAGAAAATAACCTTTCCTATTCTTCTGGAGTAATCGCTTTTTGGTCTCTCAAAGAATCTTTCTTCAAATGTCTTGATGTTGATATGAAACCTGCTCAGATTTTTGTATCGCGGATTTATAATGAGAAAGTATTTTTTTCTTTTTCAAACTCTATCAAAGAATGTATGAAGGAAAGAAAAATACAGTTTGAATATGCTACAATAGAAATTCGAGGGGAATATGTCCTGACACAGACGATTATGTGTGAGATGAAAAAATATGAATAA
- the trpS gene encoding tryptophan--tRNA ligase, giving the protein MKQRIFSGIQPSGNLHLGNYLGAIAQWLTLQDEYDTLFCIVDLHAITVPQDPEALRKKTLEIAKIYLASGIDPSKSTLFVQSHVKEHTELGWILNTIARFGDLEKMTQFKDKSVKSDKETVGIGLFDYPVLMASDILLYDTHVVPVGKDQMQHVELTRTLAKRFNERFGETFVVPEGRVSKEGQLIMALDDETKKMSKSAVSEYNFIALTDDADTVRRKIRKAVTDGESEVVYSDEKPALKNLINIYTLLSQKTSEEIEILYRGKGYGDFKTDLAEVIVNFLTPFQERLAHISDEEVLSILHAGAEKARGLAQKKMQSVRKNIGFLVE; this is encoded by the coding sequence ATGAAACAAAGAATATTTTCAGGAATACAGCCATCAGGAAACCTGCATCTTGGGAATTATCTCGGTGCTATCGCGCAGTGGCTCACGCTTCAGGATGAATATGATACGCTTTTTTGTATTGTCGATCTTCATGCTATCACCGTCCCGCAAGACCCTGAAGCGCTCCGCAAAAAAACGCTCGAGATTGCCAAAATTTATCTCGCTTCTGGTATCGATCCGAGTAAATCAACGCTTTTCGTCCAATCACATGTGAAAGAACATACCGAGCTTGGCTGGATACTTAATACTATTGCACGTTTTGGTGATTTGGAAAAAATGACACAGTTTAAGGACAAGTCAGTCAAAAGCGACAAAGAAACTGTTGGTATTGGATTGTTTGATTACCCAGTGTTGATGGCTTCTGATATTTTGCTCTATGATACCCATGTTGTACCGGTAGGCAAGGATCAGATGCAACACGTTGAACTTACCCGTACACTTGCCAAGCGTTTCAATGAAAGATTTGGTGAAACGTTTGTAGTGCCCGAAGGCAGAGTATCGAAAGAAGGTCAGCTCATTATGGCGCTTGATGATGAGACGAAGAAGATGTCCAAATCTGCTGTCAGTGAGTATAATTTCATTGCCCTTACCGATGATGCAGATACGGTGAGGCGGAAAATCCGCAAGGCTGTCACTGATGGTGAATCAGAGGTTGTTTATTCCGATGAGAAACCAGCACTGAAGAATCTCATCAATATCTATACTCTTCTTTCGCAGAAAACTTCAGAGGAAATAGAAATATTGTACAGAGGAAAGGGATATGGTGATTTCAAAACTGATCTCGCAGAAGTAATAGTAAATTTCCTCACACCATTTCAAGAACGTCTCGCCCATATTTCTGATGAAGAAGTCTTGAGTATTCTTCACGCTGGTGCAGAGAAGGCGCGAGGGCTTGCACAGAAAAAAATGCAATCTGTTCGCAAGAACATTGGTTTTTTGGTAGAATAA
- a CDS encoding phosphomannomutase/phosphoglucomutase, which produces MKSTIFKAYDIRGVYPDDINEDDAYNIGRAVVAYLKPKCLAIGRDIRPSSPALFMHFARGVMEGGCDVIDLGVITTPMVYFAAGRLDVDAAISLTASHNPIQYNGVKIALRGALPVGEDSGLREIRDLALASQWETSPRQGTMTNQDIRPVYYDYFSSFASFRDKKFTVVIDTANSMGVLELPMYERFSDNIKVVNLWNDLDHPFQCHEANPLKTETLDELCAKVKETHADLGIAYDGDADRVGFTDETGTIIPMDLITGLIAKIILTKKPGATILYDLRSSRAVREVIEENGGIAKECRVGHAFIKRQMRADGAIFAGELSGHYYFEENSFAEASTLVAILLLNLMTETGKTISELVQDLKRYSHSVEINSEVADLPTGETGKDAILTKLKETYSDGTISELDGLKVDYDDWWFNVRPSNTEPLLRLNLEAKTLEMMEEKQAELLALIRS; this is translated from the coding sequence ATGAAATCAACAATTTTCAAGGCTTATGATATCCGAGGAGTCTATCCAGACGATATCAATGAAGATGACGCCTACAACATCGGACGAGCCGTCGTGGCATATCTGAAACCAAAATGTCTCGCTATCGGACGAGATATTCGACCATCGAGCCCCGCTCTCTTTATGCATTTTGCTCGTGGCGTGATGGAAGGCGGTTGCGATGTCATCGATCTCGGAGTCATCACAACGCCGATGGTGTATTTCGCCGCTGGTCGGCTCGATGTCGATGCAGCTATTTCTCTCACTGCTTCACACAATCCTATTCAATACAATGGTGTGAAAATCGCTCTCCGTGGAGCACTCCCTGTCGGAGAAGATTCTGGTCTCCGTGAAATTCGTGATCTCGCACTGGCGAGTCAATGGGAAACATCACCACGACAAGGAACAATGACGAATCAAGATATTCGCCCGGTGTACTATGACTATTTTTCTTCTTTTGCATCATTCAGGGACAAAAAATTCACAGTAGTCATTGATACTGCCAACTCGATGGGAGTACTCGAATTGCCAATGTACGAACGATTCTCTGACAACATCAAAGTCGTGAATCTCTGGAACGACCTCGATCATCCGTTCCAGTGTCATGAAGCCAATCCTCTCAAGACCGAGACTCTCGATGAACTCTGTGCCAAGGTCAAGGAAACACACGCCGATCTTGGTATCGCTTACGACGGCGATGCTGATCGTGTCGGATTTACCGACGAAACAGGAACCATCATTCCAATGGACCTCATCACTGGGCTCATCGCAAAAATCATTCTCACCAAAAAACCAGGAGCGACAATTCTCTATGATCTCAGATCCTCTCGTGCTGTACGAGAAGTCATCGAGGAAAATGGAGGTATTGCCAAAGAATGCCGTGTCGGACATGCCTTTATCAAGCGACAGATGCGTGCTGACGGAGCGATATTCGCCGGCGAACTGTCTGGACACTACTATTTCGAAGAAAACTCTTTTGCTGAAGCCAGTACTTTAGTTGCTATTTTGCTCCTCAATTTGATGACCGAGACAGGAAAAACTATTTCCGAATTAGTACAAGACCTCAAACGCTATTCTCATTCTGTGGAGATCAATAGTGAAGTTGCCGACCTACCTACCGGCGAGACAGGCAAAGATGCTATCCTCACTAAACTCAAAGAAACATACAGCGATGGCACAATAAGCGAACTCGACGGACTGAAAGTTGATTATGATGATTGGTGGTTCAATGTCCGTCCATCGAACACCGAACCCCTTCTTCGTCTTAACCTCGAAGCAAAAACACTGGAGATGATGGAAGAAAAACAAGCCGAACTCCTCGCTCTCATACGATCATAA
- the ychF gene encoding redox-regulated ATPase YchF, with protein MALQVGIVGLPNVGKSTLFKALTRKAVDINNYPFCTIEPNVGIVEVPDERLAQLAKISGTKKIIPAVIEFVDIAGLVKGASEGEGLGNKFLANIREVDAIVEVVRVFPAQSGSASGGEIIHVYQTIDPERDIDIINTELILADMETVEKRKLKSGKDARAGKKEAVIEMAVLEKLEAEFQAGRLPHAIMETFSTEEKKVVKGLQLLTTKPFLYVYNVSDIDRALSGELEARPHVKIDIKIEEELIEMSPEEITEMGLVSHIGDLAKQAYTLLGLMTYFTTGVEETRAWTIPLGSTAPQAGSAIHNDFEEKFIRAEVIHETLLLEVASLSVGKDPWSASRDTGALRLEGKNYIVQDGDVMVFKV; from the coding sequence ATGGCATTACAAGTAGGTATTGTGGGACTCCCGAACGTCGGAAAATCAACATTGTTCAAAGCGCTCACTCGGAAAGCAGTGGATATTAACAATTATCCGTTTTGTACGATTGAGCCGAACGTCGGTATTGTCGAAGTGCCTGATGAACGTCTCGCGCAACTTGCCAAAATCTCAGGAACGAAAAAAATCATCCCAGCGGTGATTGAGTTTGTCGATATTGCTGGTCTGGTGAAAGGTGCGAGTGAGGGAGAAGGACTCGGGAACAAGTTTCTTGCGAACATCCGAGAAGTGGATGCTATCGTCGAAGTCGTCAGAGTATTCCCCGCTCAAAGCGGGTCCGCCTCGGGCGGAGAGATTATTCATGTCTATCAGACAATCGACCCAGAGCGAGATATCGATATCATCAATACTGAGCTTATCTTGGCTGATATGGAAACCGTCGAAAAAAGAAAATTGAAATCAGGAAAAGATGCTCGTGCCGGGAAGAAAGAGGCTGTGATAGAAATGGCGGTACTCGAAAAACTGGAAGCGGAATTCCAGGCTGGCCGTCTGCCTCATGCCATCATGGAAACATTCTCTACCGAAGAAAAAAAAGTCGTGAAGGGTCTCCAGCTCCTCACAACCAAACCGTTTCTCTATGTCTACAATGTTTCAGATATCGATCGTGCGCTCAGTGGAGAACTCGAAGCGAGACCGCACGTGAAAATCGATATTAAAATTGAGGAAGAATTGATCGAGATGTCTCCCGAAGAAATTACCGAAATGGGACTCGTTTCGCATATCGGAGACCTCGCCAAGCAAGCGTATACGCTTCTCGGACTCATGACGTATTTCACGACTGGCGTGGAAGAAACCCGTGCCTGGACTATTCCTCTCGGCTCGACTGCACCACAGGCAGGCAGTGCTATTCACAATGATTTTGAAGAGAAATTTATCAGAGCTGAAGTAATCCATGAGACGTTACTCCTCGAAGTTGCCAGTCTTTCAGTGGGTAAAGATCCATGGAGCGCTTCACGTGACACTGGAGCCCTCCGCCTCGAAGGCAAAAACTACATCGTGCAGGACGGCGATGTGATGGTGTTCAAGGTATAG
- the groL gene encoding chaperonin GroEL (60 kDa chaperone family; promotes refolding of misfolded polypeptides especially under stressful conditions; forms two stacked rings of heptamers to form a barrel-shaped 14mer; ends can be capped by GroES; misfolded proteins enter the barrel where they are refolded when GroES binds), whose protein sequence is MAKQIAYGADARKKIKIGIDKVADAVRVTLGPKGRNVILARPYGGPTITNDGVTIAKEIELKDKFENLGAELIKQVAEKTNDVAGDGTTTSTVIMQALVREGLKLVETGINPVGIRRGMESAKDDIVEILKKNSKKISSKNEITQVATISAESREMGEMIADVMDTVGKDGVVTTEQSQTLGLSKEIVKGMNFDKGFISPYMMTDAEAQTAELSNPSILITDKKISVIADIVPLLNELAKTGKKDIVILAEDVDGEALATLVVNKIRGVINIIAIKAPEFGENKKAMLEDIAILTGATVISGDTGMKLETATLNMLGTAQKVIATKDDTTIVGGKGKKRDIDARVATIKALIEKSKSEYEAEKLKKRMAKLSGGVAVIRVGASTETELKYMKDKMEDAVSATKAAIEEGIVAGGGTALVKASSVVASSKKISSLDHEFKAGYEIVLKALAEPFRQIALNAGEQDPAVVLNTVLESKLVNFGYNAKENVYENDMVKAGIIDPLKVTRTALENAVSVASLLLTTEASVVDEEKEESASTPNPMAGIGGMM, encoded by the coding sequence ATGGCCAAACAAATTGCGTATGGTGCTGATGCACGAAAAAAGATCAAAATTGGTATCGACAAGGTAGCTGATGCAGTAAGGGTAACTCTCGGACCGAAGGGGCGTAATGTCATCCTCGCACGCCCGTATGGTGGACCGACCATCACCAATGACGGTGTGACGATCGCCAAAGAAATAGAACTGAAAGACAAATTCGAAAATCTCGGAGCAGAACTTATCAAGCAAGTGGCAGAGAAGACGAATGATGTGGCTGGTGATGGTACGACGACATCGACTGTTATTATGCAGGCTCTTGTGCGTGAAGGTCTGAAACTCGTCGAAACCGGTATCAATCCTGTAGGCATTCGTCGTGGAATGGAATCTGCCAAAGATGATATTGTTGAAATTTTGAAAAAAAATTCCAAGAAAATTTCTTCGAAAAATGAGATTACTCAGGTGGCTACTATATCTGCCGAAAGCCGTGAGATGGGAGAAATGATCGCTGATGTGATGGATACCGTCGGTAAAGATGGTGTCGTGACAACAGAACAGTCTCAGACACTTGGTCTTTCTAAAGAAATTGTGAAGGGAATGAATTTTGATAAAGGATTCATCTCTCCATATATGATGACGGATGCGGAAGCGCAAACAGCGGAACTTTCGAACCCAAGTATTCTCATCACAGACAAGAAGATTTCTGTCATTGCAGACATCGTGCCACTCTTGAATGAATTGGCGAAAACAGGCAAGAAAGATATTGTGATCCTTGCGGAAGATGTCGATGGAGAGGCGCTCGCCACGCTCGTTGTGAACAAAATTCGTGGCGTGATAAATATCATCGCGATCAAAGCACCAGAATTCGGAGAGAATAAGAAAGCGATGCTCGAAGATATCGCCATCCTCACTGGTGCAACCGTCATTTCAGGAGATACAGGGATGAAACTCGAGACGGCGACGCTTAATATGCTCGGTACAGCACAGAAAGTGATCGCTACCAAAGACGACACGACAATTGTTGGAGGCAAGGGCAAGAAGCGAGATATCGATGCACGTGTCGCTACAATCAAGGCTCTGATCGAAAAATCGAAAAGTGAATATGAGGCAGAAAAATTGAAGAAGCGTATGGCAAAACTCTCTGGAGGTGTTGCTGTGATTCGTGTCGGAGCATCGACCGAGACGGAACTCAAATATATGAAAGATAAAATGGAGGATGCAGTCTCTGCGACTAAAGCCGCTATCGAAGAAGGTATCGTAGCAGGAGGTGGAACGGCTCTCGTCAAAGCCTCGAGTGTCGTCGCATCGTCCAAGAAAATATCTTCTCTTGATCATGAATTCAAAGCAGGATATGAAATCGTTCTCAAGGCACTTGCAGAACCATTCCGTCAAATTGCCTTGAACGCTGGCGAACAAGATCCAGCAGTGGTGCTCAATACTGTTCTCGAGAGTAAACTCGTGAATTTCGGATACAATGCCAAAGAGAATGTGTATGAAAACGATATGGTGAAAGCTGGTATCATCGATCCTCTCAAGGTAACTCGTACCGCACTCGAAAACGCAGTGTCGGTAGCATCGCTCCTCCTCACAACGGAAGCATCTGTTGTTGATGAAGAGAAAGAAGAATCAGCGAGTACACCTAACCCGATGGCAGGCATAGGAGGAATGATGTAA